A genomic window from Peromyscus maniculatus bairdii isolate BWxNUB_F1_BW_parent chromosome 1, HU_Pman_BW_mat_3.1, whole genome shotgun sequence includes:
- the Marveld1 gene encoding MARVEL domain-containing protein 1, with protein MLPPPPRQPPPQARAARGSLRLQQAFLRGPLGVLRLLQLLAGAAFWITIATSKYQGPVHFALFVSVLFWLLTLGLYFITLLGKQELVPVLGSRWLVVNVAHDLLAAALYGAATGIMIDQTQRHSYCNLKSYRLPCAYHAFLAASVCGGLCLGLYLLSALYGCCRRYQGKEEVV; from the coding sequence ATGCTCCCGCCGCCCCCACGCCAGCCGCCGCCCCAGGCGCGAGCGGCCCGCGGATCCCTGCGCCTGCAGCAGGCCTTCCTGCGCGGCCCGTTGGGCGTGCTGCgtctgctgcagctgctggccGGAGCCGCCTTCTGGATCACCATCGCTACCAGCAAGTATCAGGGCCCCGTGCACTTCGCGCTCTTCGTGTCGGTGCTCTTCTGGCTGCTCACCCTGGGGCTCTACTTCATCACGCTGCTGGGCAAGCAGGAGCTGGTGCCCGTGCTGGGCTCGCGCTGGCTCGTGGTCAACGTGGCGCACGACCTGCTGGCGGCCGCTCTCTACGGGGCCGCGACGGGCATCATGATCGACCAGACGCAGCGCCACAGCTACTGCAACCTCAAGAGCTACCGGCTGCCTTGCGCCTACCATGCCTTCCTGGCGGCCTCCGTCTGCGGCGGCCTCTGCCTCGGCCTCTACCTGCTCTCGGCGCTCTACGGCTGCTGCCGTCGCTACCAGGGCAAGGAGGAGGTGGTGTGA